In one window of Ruminococcus albus AD2013 DNA:
- a CDS encoding AAA family ATPase: MAKRRIDAILQAVKAALKKDDKYVPLSTYLSEINRDPEKNVFGSEETLYYLVNSIINSHSDKAPIEMMKDAEDIYRTVLPLGKATEDFRLANAVFLKIFEKDGIYHSGMFTKELYLCFSDKQIYIDTMCTIADIPAAEKNIYYINTFSCELRQYHNNEKSFASSLISGAIKICSAHGKETECEKLLSYARMACGIYDISEERIARSEMLLKNSKENLENAKHTLDLTEDRLDSFKSFVEQNEKTIKDLTLSETEKLTREAKNAEFKLRKAFDAFLNEEHDNIVFEKDKLVREVIESADSKIRELKMIAAGIKDSTSAELFRINTEANKAIDRASSMLNNGELKSIISEVNKSSDLVNRIIRVDEFSKNFDTEKAEAAAEAVAVAPVQVTAGVRPTIVQINAQRCTEPADMTPNFFFDETYPFKDRFEKLMKKKQEDIETNNALYHEHFDDIITAVIEDSNPYMIGPSGCGKTFLVGQIAKLLGLEYLDIGYINEEYDLLGFQTADGGYNYPAFYRAYKYGGIVFCDEFDNGNIRAAVKLNSFMSNSKNASYCFPNGERVMRHPNFRIIAAGNTAGDGADRNYSTREKIEESLMQRFTAIYVDYDNRLEENILRDHPQWFEFAAIFRNATTAWSKENQTAAPGIFTTRDATSIKKYLDHQSYDVEAIVRYEFIETKDNEYLAFLQREMAKYYNGNERKSSGIFSVFNKIVFEIRNGDTRR, from the coding sequence ATGGCAAAACGCAGGATAGATGCAATATTACAGGCAGTAAAGGCGGCATTAAAGAAAGACGATAAATATGTTCCGCTGAGTACATACCTCAGTGAGATAAACCGGGATCCGGAGAAAAATGTTTTCGGCTCGGAAGAAACACTTTATTATCTGGTGAACAGCATTATCAATTCACACAGTGACAAAGCACCGATAGAAATGATGAAAGATGCAGAGGATATCTACCGCACTGTACTTCCCCTCGGAAAAGCAACAGAAGATTTCAGGCTTGCAAATGCAGTATTTTTGAAGATATTTGAAAAGGATGGCATTTATCATTCAGGAATGTTCACAAAAGAGCTGTATCTATGTTTCAGCGACAAGCAGATCTACATCGATACAATGTGCACCATCGCAGATATACCAGCAGCAGAAAAAAACATCTACTATATCAATACTTTCAGCTGCGAGCTCAGACAGTACCACAACAATGAGAAAAGCTTTGCCTCATCGCTTATAAGCGGTGCTATCAAGATATGCAGCGCTCATGGCAAAGAGACCGAATGTGAAAAGCTTCTCAGCTATGCGCGAATGGCTTGCGGTATATACGATATCAGTGAAGAAAGGATTGCAAGGTCTGAGATGTTGCTGAAAAACAGCAAGGAAAACCTTGAGAACGCAAAGCACACTCTCGACCTTACAGAAGATCGTCTTGACAGCTTCAAAAGTTTTGTTGAGCAAAATGAAAAGACCATCAAGGATCTCACACTAAGTGAAACTGAAAAGCTCACGAGAGAAGCTAAGAATGCTGAATTCAAATTAAGGAAAGCTTTTGATGCTTTTCTCAACGAAGAGCATGACAATATAGTATTTGAAAAGGATAAGCTGGTGAGAGAGGTCATCGAATCAGCGGACAGCAAGATAAGAGAGCTTAAAATGATAGCCGCAGGCATCAAGGACAGCACTTCCGCTGAACTCTTCCGCATAAACACGGAGGCTAACAAAGCTATTGACAGAGCCTCGTCGATGCTTAACAACGGCGAACTGAAAAGTATCATATCAGAGGTGAACAAGAGCAGCGATCTGGTGAACAGGATAATCCGCGTTGATGAGTTCAGCAAGAATTTCGATACCGAAAAAGCAGAAGCTGCAGCTGAAGCAGTAGCAGTCGCACCTGTTCAGGTGACGGCAGGAGTACGTCCCACCATAGTTCAGATAAATGCCCAGAGATGTACCGAACCTGCGGATATGACTCCGAATTTCTTCTTTGACGAAACCTATCCATTCAAAGACAGATTTGAAAAGCTCATGAAGAAAAAGCAGGAGGATATCGAAACAAACAATGCTCTTTATCATGAGCATTTCGATGATATAATCACCGCTGTAATAGAAGACTCCAATCCATATATGATAGGTCCCTCGGGCTGCGGAAAGACCTTTCTTGTAGGACAGATAGCCAAGCTGCTGGGGCTGGAATATCTGGATATCGGCTACATAAACGAGGAATATGACCTGCTGGGATTCCAGACAGCGGACGGCGGATACAACTATCCTGCATTCTACCGAGCATACAAATACGGCGGTATAGTTTTCTGCGATGAATTCGATAACGGCAATATCAGGGCAGCAGTAAAGCTAAACAGCTTTATGTCCAATTCCAAAAATGCAAGCTACTGCTTCCCTAACGGCGAGCGAGTAATGCGCCACCCGAATTTCCGTATCATAGCAGCAGGCAACACCGCTGGCGACGGTGCCGACAGAAATTACAGCACACGTGAGAAGATAGAGGAATCTCTCATGCAGAGATTCACTGCGATTTACGTTGATTACGATAACAGGCTTGAAGAGAACATACTTCGTGATCATCCCCAGTGGTTTGAATTTGCTGCGATCTTCCGTAATGCAACAACTGCATGGAGCAAAGAAAATCAGACAGCAGCTCCGGGTATATTCACCACCCGTGATGCTACCAGCATAAAGAAGTACCTCGATCACCAGAGTTACGATGTCGAGGCGATCGTCAGGTATGAATTCATTGAGACCAAGGACAACGAATATCTGGCATTCCTGCAGAGAGAAATGGCAAAATACTACAACGGCAATGAAAGAAAAAGCAGCGGGATATTCAGCGTATTCAACAAGATAGTTTTCGAAATACGAAACGGAGATACAAGAAGATGA
- a CDS encoding DUF7192 family protein, with the protein MTEFMNLKVYQYKKMTVYNAAFNSLSDMQMYILSKPKVNDKIFLKQHSLIRRPDFPEDTFDNAVDYLIGGYTGNYDITLEMLKEFEKTMPIRTYRRRQEKAMAGSHPNIPAYVAGTPKTMYRLTRAREKKFVTIWFNLAYSIHTLEQAVTNRGALTLSLIKLLEEYGIGVDLKVFSSCYSNDEVFNSEIRLKSPSEPINMKKCFYPMCSVMFLRRVVLRVMESMSFHEKNWYPYYGQPLTEDQFRAIFNIPDTDIVISSPVQMGIFGQDINCDSYNFFKKIDLDKYIKLAKVNKPC; encoded by the coding sequence ATGACAGAATTTATGAACCTCAAAGTATACCAATACAAAAAAATGACTGTATACAATGCGGCGTTCAACAGTCTGAGTGATATGCAGATGTATATACTCAGCAAACCTAAAGTAAACGACAAAATATTTCTCAAACAGCACAGTCTCATCAGACGTCCGGATTTTCCCGAGGATACCTTTGATAATGCTGTAGATTATCTTATCGGCGGATATACGGGTAATTATGACATTACACTGGAAATGCTGAAGGAATTTGAAAAGACTATGCCGATAAGAACTTACAGACGCAGGCAGGAAAAGGCAATGGCAGGCTCTCACCCAAATATTCCCGCGTACGTGGCAGGTACTCCGAAGACAATGTACAGGCTCACAAGAGCAAGAGAGAAAAAATTCGTTACTATATGGTTCAATCTGGCATATTCAATTCACACCTTAGAGCAGGCAGTCACCAACCGCGGCGCGCTGACTCTCAGTCTGATAAAACTGCTTGAAGAATACGGCATAGGTGTTGACCTTAAAGTGTTCAGCTCATGCTACAGCAATGACGAGGTGTTCAACTCCGAGATAAGGCTGAAAAGCCCGTCGGAACCTATTAATATGAAAAAATGCTTCTACCCCATGTGCTCGGTAATGTTTTTACGACGTGTCGTACTGAGGGTGATGGAGTCCATGTCATTCCACGAAAAGAACTGGTATCCCTATTATGGTCAGCCTCTTACGGAAGACCAGTTCCGTGCTATCTTCAATATACCCGATACTGATATAGTCATTTCATCACCAGTTCAGATGGGTATATTTGGTCAGGATATAAATTGTGACAGTTATAATTTTTTTAAGAAGATAGATCTTGATAAGTATATCAAGCTTGCTAAGGTGAACAAGCCATGCTGA
- a CDS encoding leucine-rich repeat domain-containing protein → MNKRLLSGLAALAVVFSGAGMLPAGTFEGFSLRANAEIFGKYADFTYTILDDGSIELIQYYGTAEKVTVPSVIDGKAVTSIGAHTFYQCPKLKSVTISAGVKRIDTYAFLESSGVESVTIPNTVETISDNAFLNCTGLKSITIPNSVTHFGNNAFDGCTSLETVIFADGLTQIGEYAFYQCRSLVNVTIPDSITNIGIRAFSDCSSLTDITISDSVTTINNRVFEGCKALTSVKLPDNLISIDEYAFKDCSSLKDVTIPDSVTSIGNYAFSGCTNLKDVTIPNSVTKIGDDAFRGCESLEDITVPDSVTSIGSCAFEYCSKIKSFTVPDSVTSFGNAVFYGCTSLTDVKLPDGLTKLGNYMFGRCESLESYTIPDSITSIGKGAFEECTNLASITIPDTVTSIGESAFEGCIILTDVKLPNSITSISSDEFYGCTSLTDITIPESVTEIGSSAFEKCTSLISVSVPDSVTTIGKNAFGYYRGDDYYHNYKYKKVDDFTIIGSTDTAAETYANENGFKFISFESLKPIDEGTCGKNLTWSLTRDGTLYISGMGDMTDYATRNAPWYYKYYKDIKEVVIGDGVTRIGKCAFTGCVNLTDVKLLGSIKFISEMAFAGCNNLESIAIPDSVLSIDDYAFASCTSLTDIKFPDSVEYIGGNAFESCTSLKSIVIPNSVTLIGDHAFNLCESLKYITVPASVKKIGEKAFGYHYIADMDTGNDFKYDNISFYVGKNTAAEKYAKDNDFEFIAHGNIVESGYCGVYSENKGENITWTLDSEGTLIIWGKGTMADYRSEETPWFDSCDDIKKVVVSGGVKNIGNHAFYKCNKLAEVKLSDSVKTIGSYAFCFCYDLESIYIPHSMDTISTYAFQDCIKLKEINVPDRVNFIGRNAFYGCTSLTSITIPNAVETIWEYTFYKCTNLSSVTISNSVTSICRNAFDNCPKLKSITVPDSVKTIAINAFGYYIDKSYFTEKVEDFTIKGGKGSAAEEYALDNGFKFIAFDGDANRYPVVSSEVRGRQFRFKWTAVAGAEKYGIAVYQAGKWRVKVQVDGNVTSYTSPKVETGIYKVVICAKVNGKWDTGCINQRAFTVKIA, encoded by the coding sequence ATGAATAAACGTTTATTAAGCGGACTGGCTGCATTGGCTGTTGTCTTTTCGGGTGCGGGGATGCTGCCTGCGGGGACTTTTGAGGGCTTTTCTCTAAGGGCGAATGCAGAAATATTTGGTAAATATGCAGATTTCACTTATACAATACTTGATGACGGTAGTATCGAGCTTATCCAGTACTACGGCACTGCCGAAAAAGTTACTGTTCCTTCCGTAATCGACGGAAAAGCTGTTACAAGCATAGGTGCGCATACTTTCTATCAGTGCCCGAAACTTAAAAGCGTAACTATCTCTGCTGGCGTGAAGCGTATCGACACTTACGCTTTTCTTGAAAGCAGCGGCGTTGAAAGTGTAACTATCCCGAACACCGTTGAAACTATAAGTGACAATGCTTTCTTAAACTGCACAGGCCTTAAAAGCATTACCATTCCGAACAGCGTGACGCACTTCGGTAACAATGCTTTTGACGGCTGTACTAGCCTTGAAACCGTGATTTTCGCGGACGGTTTGACTCAGATCGGCGAATATGCTTTTTACCAATGCAGAAGCCTTGTAAACGTCACTATTCCGGATAGTATCACAAATATCGGTATAAGAGCTTTTTCAGACTGTTCAAGCCTTACGGACATTACTATATCTGACAGCGTAACAACCATCAACAATAGAGTATTCGAGGGCTGCAAGGCTCTTACAAGCGTAAAGCTCCCGGATAATCTTATAAGCATAGACGAGTACGCTTTTAAAGACTGTTCAAGTCTTAAAGACGTTACTATCCCGGACAGTGTTACAAGTATCGGAAATTACGCTTTCAGCGGCTGCACAAACCTTAAAGACGTTACTATCCCTAACAGCGTTACAAAAATCGGCGATGATGCTTTCCGCGGCTGCGAAAGCTTGGAAGACATTACTGTGCCGGACAGCGTAACGAGCATTGGCAGCTGTGCTTTTGAATATTGTTCCAAAATTAAAAGCTTTACAGTTCCTGACAGCGTTACAAGCTTTGGCAATGCTGTTTTTTACGGCTGCACAAGCCTTACAGACGTAAAACTCCCTGACGGCTTGACAAAACTTGGCAATTATATGTTTGGCCGCTGCGAAAGCCTTGAAAGCTATACTATACCTGATAGCATTACAAGCATTGGTAAAGGTGCTTTTGAAGAATGCACTAACCTTGCAAGTATTACTATACCTGATACTGTTACAAGCATCGGCGAAAGTGCTTTTGAAGGCTGTATAATACTAACAGACGTAAAACTGCCGAACAGTATTACAAGTATCAGCAGTGATGAGTTCTACGGCTGCACAAGCCTTACAGACATTACTATCCCTGAGAGCGTTACAGAAATCGGGTCTTCGGCTTTCGAAAAATGCACAAGTCTTATAAGTGTTTCTGTTCCAGACAGCGTTACGACCATTGGCAAAAATGCTTTTGGATATTATCGTGGTGATGATTACTATCATAATTATAAATATAAAAAGGTTGACGACTTTACAATAATCGGAAGCACCGACACTGCCGCCGAAACCTACGCCAATGAAAACGGCTTTAAATTCATCTCTTTTGAATCGCTCAAACCGATAGACGAAGGTACCTGCGGCAAAAACCTCACATGGAGTCTAACACGCGACGGTACGCTTTACATAAGCGGCATGGGTGATATGACGGATTACGCGACCCGCAATGCTCCGTGGTATTATAAATACTATAAGGATATAAAGGAAGTTGTTATTGGTGACGGCGTTACGCGCATCGGCAAATGTGCTTTCACAGGCTGTGTAAATCTTACAGACGTAAAGCTCCTGGGCAGCATAAAGTTCATCAGCGAAATGGCTTTTGCCGGCTGTAATAATCTCGAAAGCATAGCTATACCGGACAGTGTTTTAAGCATTGACGACTATGCTTTTGCATCCTGCACAAGCCTTACGGACATAAAGTTCCCCGACAGCGTTGAATACATCGGCGGCAACGCTTTCGAGTCCTGCACAAGCCTTAAAAGCATAGTTATTCCGAACTCCGTTACGCTCATAGGCGATCATGCTTTCAACCTGTGCGAGAGCCTTAAATACATAACTGTACCTGCAAGCGTTAAGAAAATCGGCGAAAAAGCTTTCGGATATCATTATATTGCTGATATGGATACAGGTAACGACTTTAAATATGACAACATAAGTTTCTACGTCGGAAAAAACACCGCCGCCGAAAAATACGCCAAAGACAACGACTTTGAGTTTATCGCACACGGAAATATCGTTGAAAGCGGCTATTGCGGTGTATACAGCGAAAACAAAGGTGAAAACATAACATGGACACTTGACAGTGAGGGAACTCTCATTATCTGGGGTAAGGGAACTATGGCTGATTATAGGTCTGAAGAGACCCCGTGGTTCGATAGCTGTGACGACATTAAAAAAGTTGTTGTTTCGGGTGGCGTTAAGAACATCGGCAATCATGCTTTCTACAAATGTAACAAACTTGCGGAAGTAAAGCTTTCGGACAGTGTTAAGACAATCGGCTCCTATGCCTTCTGTTTCTGCTACGATCTTGAAAGCATATATATCCCGCATAGCATGGATACGATCTCCACTTATGCTTTCCAGGACTGCATAAAGCTTAAAGAAATAAACGTTCCTGACAGGGTTAATTTCATTGGCAGAAATGCTTTCTACGGCTGCACAAGCTTAACAAGCATAACCATTCCAAATGCTGTTGAAACCATATGGGAGTATACGTTTTACAAGTGTACGAATCTTTCAAGCGTAACTATATCAAACAGTGTCACTTCAATTTGCAGAAACGCTTTCGACAATTGTCCGAAGCTTAAAAGCATAACTGTACCTGACAGCGTTAAGACAATTGCAATCAATGCTTTTGGGTATTATATAGATAAATCCTATTTTACCGAAAAAGTTGAAGACTTTACAATAAAGGGAGGCAAAGGCAGCGCCGCCGAAGAGTACGCGCTTGACAACGGTTTTAAGTTCATAGCCTTTGACGGAGATGCAAACAGATATCCAGTTGTCAGTTCCGAGGTTCGTGGCAGACAGTTCAGGTTTAAATGGACTGCTGTAGCGGGCGCGGAAAAGTATGGTATAGCTGTATACCAGGCGGGCAAATGGCGTGTAAAGGTCCAGGTTGACGGAAATGTTACAAGCTACACATCGCCCAAGGTAGAAACAGGCATTTATAAAGTGGTAATCTGCGCTAAGGTAAACGGCAAATGGGATACAGGCTGCATTAACCAAAGAGCTTTCACTGTTAAGATAGCATGA
- a CDS encoding flavin reductase family protein, whose product MKKSFEKGFVTPLPVFIIATYDKEGKPNAMNAAWAGQAGGDLISISLGDHVSTENIKLNKALTVSFATKKFIAECDYVGIVSQANVSDKLDKVGFTVTKSDKVNAPIIDQLPVALECNVKDIIEEYGATRVVAQIIGLKADESVLTDDKVDLGKLNPLVFDSSALAYRVIGEIAGGAWNAGKKFE is encoded by the coding sequence ATGAAAAAAAGCTTTGAAAAAGGATTTGTAACACCACTACCGGTGTTCATTATTGCAACCTATGACAAGGAGGGAAAACCCAATGCCATGAACGCTGCATGGGCGGGACAGGCAGGCGGAGACCTTATCTCTATAAGTCTCGGAGACCACGTTTCCACTGAAAACATCAAGCTGAATAAGGCTCTAACCGTGAGCTTTGCAACAAAGAAATTCATAGCTGAATGTGACTATGTGGGGATAGTGTCGCAGGCTAATGTTTCGGATAAGCTGGATAAAGTCGGTTTCACTGTAACCAAGTCCGATAAGGTCAATGCGCCGATCATCGACCAGCTTCCCGTTGCGCTTGAATGTAATGTCAAAGACATAATCGAGGAGTACGGCGCGACAAGAGTGGTCGCACAGATCATTGGTTTGAAAGCAGATGAAAGTGTTCTGACTGATGATAAGGTCGATCTTGGCAAACTCAATCCGCTGGTGTTTGACTCGTCCGCATTAGCCTATCGCGTAATAGGTGAAATAGCAGGAGGAGCATGGAACGCAGGTAAAAAGTTTGAGTGA
- a CDS encoding ABC transporter permease: MTDARTLNSLETHGSEKTYSVGKIILNIAVVTLFAGTVITLSFIKGKVSAPKNTVYVAIMGLIWLYHIAKAVIKKEEYHPDIAVLIYSLFLIWDISFRILGNGNPVLSPPMENVFEVFLKDSEFIADGIGHSLMILVTGFSIALISGNILGMIVGWVKRLNNDFTPIAKVLSPVPPMVYTPYLIALMPTFTSASIAVIGIGMFWPIFLGMINRVGSINGRLIDSAKAMNVSTPTMLFKVILPYSIPSIVGNLKIQISTIFMILIMAEMIGATSGLGFFIKKYSDYADYARVLAGIFVVGAVITILNVLLDIAEKKLIKWKAI; encoded by the coding sequence ATGACAGACGCAAGGACATTAAATTCGTTGGAAACACACGGCAGTGAGAAAACATACTCTGTCGGAAAAATAATACTGAACATAGCTGTTGTCACACTCTTCGCGGGAACAGTGATAACACTTTCATTTATAAAAGGAAAGGTCAGCGCACCGAAAAACACCGTCTATGTTGCCATCATGGGACTTATATGGCTCTACCATATTGCTAAGGCAGTTATAAAAAAGGAGGAGTATCATCCCGATATTGCCGTGCTGATATACAGTCTTTTTCTTATATGGGATATATCTTTCCGAATACTCGGCAATGGCAACCCTGTGCTTTCTCCGCCAATGGAGAATGTATTTGAAGTGTTCCTGAAGGACAGCGAATTTATCGCAGATGGTATAGGCCATTCTCTGATGATACTGGTGACAGGTTTTTCAATAGCACTCATATCTGGAAATATCCTGGGCATGATAGTGGGCTGGGTAAAGCGGCTCAATAATGATTTTACACCCATCGCCAAAGTACTCAGTCCTGTACCTCCAATGGTATATACCCCGTATCTTATCGCACTGATGCCCACATTTACCTCTGCATCGATAGCTGTAATAGGCATAGGTATGTTCTGGCCGATATTTCTTGGAATGATAAACAGGGTCGGCAGCATAAACGGAAGACTGATAGATTCTGCAAAAGCAATGAATGTCAGCACACCAACTATGCTTTTCAAGGTGATACTGCCTTACAGTATCCCGTCGATAGTCGGTAATCTTAAAATACAGATATCCACCATATTCATGATTCTTATAATGGCAGAGATGATCGGTGCCACCAGCGGGCTTGGATTTTTCATAAAAAAGTATTCCGACTATGCCGATTATGCCAGAGTGCTTGCAGGTATATTCGTTGTAGGCGCTGTGATAACCATTCTGAATGTTCTGCTGGATATAGCGGAGAAAAAGCTTATAAAGTGGAAAGCTATCTGA
- a CDS encoding ABC transporter ATP-binding protein → MSKIEFRNVSFSYEADNKAVNILDGLNFKVEEGEFACLIGPSDCGKSTLVSLLLGLQFPTKGEILINDKPVTGPDVNRGMVFQHYSLFPWLTAKKNIMFGIKEAGILKNRKEIAKRAEEYLELVGLADSADKYPHELSGGMQQRVALARAFTMDTDILLMDEPFGAIDPQKRVELQELSIELCKKRGEKKTVVFITHDIDEALVLADKVYFMEPHKIRTEVNVGLPEDTPREELIRLNRYDQLRHELLDLFTEVKVRTA, encoded by the coding sequence ATGAGTAAAATAGAATTTCGTAATGTTTCATTCAGCTATGAAGCTGATAACAAAGCAGTTAATATCCTTGATGGTCTGAACTTTAAGGTAGAAGAGGGAGAGTTCGCTTGCCTTATCGGTCCTTCGGACTGCGGAAAAAGCACGCTTGTATCTCTTCTGCTCGGACTTCAGTTTCCTACAAAGGGTGAGATACTTATAAACGACAAACCTGTTACAGGTCCTGATGTGAACAGAGGAATGGTGTTTCAGCACTATTCACTGTTCCCGTGGCTTACCGCAAAAAAGAATATCATGTTCGGAATTAAGGAAGCCGGTATACTAAAGAACAGAAAAGAGATAGCAAAGAGGGCAGAGGAGTATCTTGAACTGGTTGGACTTGCTGATAGCGCAGATAAATACCCGCACGAGCTTTCGGGCGGAATGCAGCAGCGTGTGGCGCTTGCAAGAGCCTTTACGATGGATACGGATATACTTCTCATGGACGAACCATTCGGTGCTATCGACCCGCAGAAGCGTGTAGAATTACAGGAACTCAGCATAGAACTCTGCAAAAAACGCGGAGAGAAGAAGACTGTTGTATTCATTACCCATGATATCGACGAAGCGCTTGTGCTGGCTGACAAGGTATACTTCATGGAGCCTCATAAGATCAGGACAGAAGTAAATGTAGGTCTTCCCGAGGATACACCGAGGGAAGAGCTGATAAGACTGAACAGATATGATCAGCTTCGCCATGAGCTGCTCGACCTGTTTACAGAAGTGAAGGTGAGAACTGCATGA
- a CDS encoding ABC transporter substrate-binding protein gives MKKRVRKAIEVMIAASLLISTLTACGSSSGKKSSGSGVKKASVGTLEVAWFPSSIKSALTTVAYDQGYFEEEGVTVNCDVLLSTADSLTALSTGKVDVVPVGITLQLQFMAEGQDLIFFGGSAQEGGAIITKPENTEQFAELSGWAGKKWASARSYTGDNIIRAKLREIGIIPEQDIEIDYLNDDTSIVQAVSKGQVDVGYITADGVQTAKNFGLDLGIKVGDIDPCYPCCRQTTTSKVVQEKHDELVAYQRGLIRAYKLILNDHDNAIDIMVRQTGQTEEYVTEALYGDYASRYNPDPAKNRVVDYAAYLIGEGIIKDADISGNVNTEIFREALDQILKEYPDDPDYLALKEFSDKYDV, from the coding sequence ATGAAGAAAAGAGTAAGGAAAGCTATTGAAGTAATGATCGCAGCTTCACTGCTTATCAGCACCCTGACTGCCTGCGGAAGTTCATCGGGTAAAAAGTCCTCGGGAAGCGGAGTTAAAAAGGCAAGTGTAGGTACACTTGAGGTCGCATGGTTCCCGTCATCGATAAAGTCTGCGCTGACGACGGTAGCCTACGATCAGGGATATTTTGAAGAGGAGGGCGTGACGGTAAACTGCGATGTTCTTCTCTCCACTGCTGACAGCTTAACAGCACTGTCAACGGGAAAGGTAGATGTGGTACCTGTGGGTATCACATTGCAGTTACAGTTCATGGCAGAGGGTCAGGATCTTATATTCTTCGGCGGTTCGGCACAGGAGGGCGGAGCTATCATCACAAAGCCTGAAAATACTGAACAGTTTGCTGAACTATCCGGCTGGGCTGGAAAGAAATGGGCATCAGCCAGAAGCTACACGGGTGATAACATCATACGTGCAAAGCTGCGTGAGATCGGCATAATTCCCGAACAGGATATAGAGATAGATTACCTCAATGATGATACTTCCATCGTTCAGGCGGTATCAAAGGGTCAGGTCGATGTGGGATACATCACCGCCGATGGCGTACAGACAGCCAAGAATTTCGGACTTGATCTTGGTATAAAGGTCGGAGATATCGACCCCTGCTATCCTTGCTGCCGTCAGACCACTACTTCTAAGGTAGTACAGGAAAAGCATGATGAGCTTGTAGCCTACCAGAGAGGTCTGATTAGAGCTTACAAACTGATACTCAATGATCATGATAATGCCATAGATATCATGGTCAGACAGACGGGGCAGACCGAGGAATATGTTACAGAAGCACTATACGGTGACTATGCTTCAAGGTACAACCCCGACCCCGCCAAAAACAGAGTTGTTGATTATGCGGCGTATCTCATAGGCGAAGGCATAATCAAGGACGCTGACATAAGCGGAAATGTCAACACAGAGATCTTCCGCGAAGCACTGGATCAGATACTTAAAGAATATCCTGATGATCCTGATTATCTGGCACTTAAAGAATTCTCGGACAAATACGATGTATAA